A genome region from Hydrogenoanaerobacterium saccharovorans includes the following:
- a CDS encoding Ger(x)C family spore germination protein — MIKKSVSIVIILTLNLFLFCGCWNYAEIDQQANVSGLAVDVGRNGKKYHVTVEIISMEGGDGKEGVQTSLVEADGDTILESVRRMISITSKKLYFGHCKVIVFSKAVAEEGIIPVVDTVIRDHEMRLTMDIVVSKSQTALEILKQKTIMNPIASYEIDEMLTSNESSLSESYKCEVYQMINILESDGISPVTPALDVITTIDDGDTFKLSGIAVFNKDKLIGFLNEEDAKIFLFIKDEIKSGTISVQADKEANHFISTEIYKNKTKVKPEKVNGELVININTESVVVPEEFKHENITREGFISIYNAQLEQKIKNLIQKVQSEFGVDVFGFGDTMHQKNNGLWQEYKDNWVKTFPTVKVNVKSKVDIRGSGTTYKTIKIGES; from the coding sequence GTGATTAAAAAATCAGTATCGATTGTAATAATACTAACACTCAATCTGTTTCTGTTTTGCGGATGTTGGAACTATGCAGAAATCGACCAACAAGCAAATGTATCCGGTCTTGCTGTGGATGTAGGAAGAAATGGAAAAAAATATCATGTTACGGTTGAAATCATCAGTATGGAAGGCGGAGACGGCAAAGAAGGTGTGCAGACTTCGTTGGTTGAAGCTGACGGAGATACAATTTTGGAATCAGTGCGAAGAATGATTAGTATTACCTCAAAAAAGCTGTATTTTGGGCATTGCAAGGTGATTGTGTTTAGTAAAGCAGTTGCAGAAGAGGGAATAATCCCTGTCGTTGATACGGTAATCAGAGACCATGAAATGAGATTAACGATGGATATTGTTGTTTCTAAATCCCAAACGGCATTGGAGATACTAAAGCAGAAAACGATTATGAACCCTATAGCCTCTTATGAAATTGACGAAATGCTTACATCTAACGAAAGCAGTCTTTCGGAATCTTATAAATGTGAAGTTTACCAGATGATTAATATTTTAGAATCGGATGGGATATCCCCTGTAACCCCTGCGTTGGATGTTATTACCACAATCGATGATGGAGATACCTTTAAATTATCTGGTATAGCGGTTTTTAATAAGGATAAGTTAATTGGATTTTTAAATGAAGAAGATGCAAAAATTTTTCTGTTTATTAAAGACGAAATAAAAAGTGGTACAATATCTGTACAAGCCGATAAAGAAGCAAACCATTTTATAAGTACAGAAATTTATAAAAATAAAACCAAAGTGAAACCGGAAAAAGTTAACGGAGAACTTGTTATTAATATAAATACTGAATCTGTTGTAGTACCAGAAGAATTTAAGCATGAAAACATTACAAGAGAAGGATTTATTAGTATCTACAACGCGCAATTAGAACAGAAAATAAAAAATCTTATTCAAAAAGTTCAAAGTGAGTTTGGAGTGGATGTTTTTGGGTTTGGAGATACTATGCACCAAAAAAACAATGGTTTATGGCAAGAATATAAGGATAATTGGGTAAAAACGTTTCCAACCGTTAAAGTAAATGTAAAATCTAAAGTGGATATCAGAGGCAGCGGTACTACGTACAAAACTATTAAGATTGGGGAATCGTAA
- a CDS encoding GerAB/ArcD/ProY family transporter, which translates to MEKEIISSKQMINIMIIYILGSSLVMGGNTSAKQDSWISIILAVAFMIPICLVYGRLCKLHPGKNIYDMFYDCFGKIAGAILTIIFTIYAIHLGAMIIRNFTEFIQTVSLPETPQFAVAIAIGLICMWTIAEGIEILGRGAAIVMPIVFVVIVLTVIMNINNLDLSYIQPIFGNSLSKILSCSLYHVSFPFGEIVLFLSVAQCMDRNTNPYRVYITALVISGTLLLVAMIRNLLVLGMPVLESLYFPSYSAVGIINIKEFISRIEVLVTGNFIISGLAKVCICMYAACKGIAKLFGIKKYKQFVAPVAVFMIAVSGIAFANTMEMISFLEPYRIYAPVLQIFIPLILLAVSLVRKRNNLKNTAE; encoded by the coding sequence ATGGAAAAAGAAATTATATCATCCAAACAAATGATTAACATTATGATTATTTATATTTTGGGCAGTTCGCTGGTAATGGGCGGTAATACATCCGCCAAGCAAGATTCGTGGATTTCTATTATTTTAGCAGTTGCTTTTATGATACCAATTTGTCTTGTATATGGGAGACTTTGCAAATTGCATCCGGGTAAAAATATCTATGATATGTTTTATGATTGCTTTGGCAAAATTGCCGGTGCGATATTAACAATCATTTTTACGATATATGCGATTCATCTTGGCGCAATGATTATACGAAATTTTACAGAGTTTATTCAAACCGTATCGCTGCCCGAAACCCCCCAATTTGCAGTAGCAATTGCAATTGGTTTAATATGTATGTGGACAATAGCAGAAGGTATAGAGATATTGGGGCGCGGTGCAGCAATAGTAATGCCGATTGTATTTGTTGTAATTGTTCTTACGGTGATTATGAATATCAATAATTTGGATCTAAGTTATATACAACCAATATTTGGGAATAGCTTAAGCAAAATCTTATCGTGTTCTTTATACCATGTTTCCTTTCCTTTTGGAGAAATTGTGCTCTTTTTGTCTGTAGCACAATGTATGGATCGCAACACAAACCCATATAGAGTTTATATCACGGCTCTGGTAATTAGCGGTACTTTACTTTTAGTTGCAATGATAAGAAATCTGCTGGTTCTTGGTATGCCTGTTTTGGAGTCTTTGTATTTTCCATCCTATTCAGCAGTGGGTATAATTAATATTAAGGAATTTATTTCACGTATAGAAGTGCTTGTTACGGGTAACTTTATTATTTCCGGTCTTGCAAAAGTATGCATTTGTATGTACGCTGCTTGTAAAGGAATTGCAAAATTGTTTGGCATAAAGAAATATAAGCAATTTGTGGCACCCGTAGCTGTTTTTATGATTGCTGTTTCAGGTATCGCATTTGCCAATACTATGGAAATGATATCATTTTTAGAGCCTTACAGGATATATGCCCCTGTACTGCAAATATTTATACCGTTAATTCTTCTTGCAGTCTCATTGGTTAGAAAACGTAACAATTTAAAAAATACTGCTGAATAA
- a CDS encoding sensor domain-containing diguanylate cyclase: protein MENYQVGIKKNFNKLACGFVSLRLGKKITLLYASEEFFNIIGYTRKEFLYFNQQNIKHIIPEQDFLKLIAILNPRHTKKDTKFELSIVKKNGRTTRLLINGHYTQDVDGQQILQVAVIDITAIIEQQNILFEFMDSIPGGAAKIKFNANHIELLFASGGFYRLGGYTRDEYEMLKCNVNGFRFAVSEDAQNLVHTAVSQIENGENAKLEFRIRHKDSRIVWVMMQSSTIRKEKSGYIASCVFSDITEQKRLTEHLRRKAQLDPLTKLYNKITCEKLINKRLMESSKNQHHAMMVIDIDNFKGVNDHLGHLFGDTVLGEIAAKMRHVLDESVVIGRVGGDEFVVFVQNVTMCEVVEKYAEIICNIFRCTYLKDRKDCKISGSVGIAMYPQDGTSYIELFSNADQALYCAKNQGKNRCELFKSKTFNKVTII, encoded by the coding sequence ATGGAAAATTATCAAGTAGGGATTAAAAAAAATTTCAACAAACTGGCTTGTGGCTTTGTTTCCTTACGTTTGGGGAAGAAAATCACTTTGTTATATGCAAGCGAAGAATTTTTTAATATTATCGGCTATACTCGCAAGGAATTTTTATATTTCAACCAGCAAAATATTAAGCATATTATTCCAGAGCAGGATTTTTTAAAACTGATAGCCATTTTAAACCCCCGCCACACAAAGAAGGACACGAAGTTTGAACTGAGTATTGTAAAGAAAAACGGCAGAACTACCCGCTTATTAATTAATGGACACTATACTCAAGACGTAGATGGGCAGCAGATTTTGCAAGTTGCTGTGATAGATATTACCGCAATAATCGAACAGCAAAACATTCTGTTTGAATTTATGGATAGTATCCCCGGTGGTGCTGCAAAGATAAAATTTAATGCAAATCATATTGAGTTATTGTTTGCATCGGGGGGATTTTATCGTTTGGGTGGATATACACGTGATGAATACGAAATGTTGAAATGCAACGTAAATGGGTTTCGATTTGCTGTCAGTGAAGATGCACAAAATTTAGTGCATACTGCTGTTTCTCAAATAGAAAACGGCGAAAATGCAAAACTGGAATTTCGCATCCGCCATAAAGATAGCAGAATAGTATGGGTAATGATGCAAAGCAGTACCATACGCAAAGAAAAAAGCGGTTACATCGCTTCATGCGTTTTTTCAGACATTACGGAACAAAAACGTTTGACAGAACATCTTCGTCGCAAAGCCCAGTTAGACCCTCTCACCAAACTCTATAATAAAATAACTTGCGAGAAATTAATTAATAAGCGCCTGATGGAAAGCAGCAAAAACCAACATCATGCGATGATGGTTATAGATATTGATAATTTTAAAGGTGTTAACGACCATCTCGGCCATTTGTTCGGTGATACGGTGTTGGGTGAAATAGCAGCAAAAATGCGTCATGTACTTGACGAATCGGTTGTTATTGGGCGTGTAGGCGGCGATGAATTTGTAGTATTTGTGCAAAATGTAACAATGTGCGAAGTGGTAGAGAAATATGCCGAAATTATATGTAATATCTTTCGCTGTACATATTTAAAAGATCGTAAAGATTGTAAAATATCGGGCAGTGTAGGTATTGCAATGTACCCTCAGGATGGTACATCTTATATCGAATTGTTCAGCAATGCCGATCAGGCACTTTATTGTGCTAAAAATCAAGGAAAAAACCGCTGTGAGTTATTTAAAAGCAAAACATTTAATAAAGTTACGATAATATAA
- the recJ gene encoding single-stranded-DNA-specific exonuclease RecJ, translating to MGIKKWNMIKIDKQKSAKLAASTGLDLFVCDILQARGMDTPEKLQEFFSEQIVDPFLLPDMEKAAERVQTAIDEQENICVYGDYDCDGITSTVLLYTYLQTMGAQVSYYIPDRDREGYGLNFSAIDALSQRGVNLIITVDNGISALEEIDYANSLGMQVVVTDHHKPRETLPNAVAVVDPHRTDGTAPFKNLAGVGVVFKLICAMEGGDGIELLDYYGDLTCIGTIADIVSLTGENRTIVRYGLERLQYTDNVGLRALLEISGLMDKRITCENVGFILAPRINAAGRMGITQKAVDLLLCEDEEEALELAALISEQNKVRQGIETEILKDISLEISKNPSILYERLLVLSGEGWHHGIIGIVCSKIMERYAKPCLLISVDGDEARGSGRSIEGFSLIDAIAKCSSHLTRYGGHTLAAGFSLDTANIEDFEEKLLLNAKEEFEFMPVMTVNIDREIAPQELTVQNLKKLSVLEPFGMDNETPVFAVLGAQIEAIYPIGSNGGHIRIRLQKDGHSFYAVYFGMTQERFPYVIGDTIDIAANCDVNVYNNEERVSVKIKTVRPTGVDQATLVDGVQQYERYKRNENWNESARVRNVPTRDDIAVIYRWLREHKGYSGDFEILYCKLAPQQIGYCKLRLALDIMTEMGLITCKHTKAGVTIALCTVKGKVDLEQSKILQVL from the coding sequence TTGGGAATTAAAAAGTGGAACATGATAAAGATAGATAAGCAAAAGTCGGCAAAACTTGCAGCTTCTACGGGGTTGGATCTGTTTGTCTGTGATATCTTGCAGGCAAGAGGAATGGACACTCCCGAAAAACTGCAGGAGTTTTTTTCTGAGCAGATAGTTGACCCGTTTTTGCTGCCCGATATGGAAAAAGCCGCAGAGCGCGTGCAAACTGCCATTGATGAGCAGGAGAACATCTGCGTTTACGGTGACTACGACTGTGATGGTATCACCAGCACGGTGCTTCTCTATACTTATCTGCAAACTATGGGCGCACAGGTGTCCTATTATATCCCAGACCGCGACCGCGAGGGTTATGGCTTGAACTTCAGCGCAATTGATGCCTTATCTCAGCGCGGCGTCAATCTAATTATTACGGTTGATAACGGTATATCTGCGTTGGAAGAGATTGATTATGCAAACTCTCTGGGGATGCAGGTGGTGGTTACTGACCATCACAAACCGCGTGAAACACTGCCCAATGCAGTAGCGGTGGTAGACCCGCACAGAACTGACGGTACCGCTCCGTTTAAAAATTTGGCAGGTGTAGGTGTAGTTTTTAAACTTATCTGTGCAATGGAGGGCGGTGACGGCATTGAACTGCTTGATTATTATGGTGACCTTACCTGCATAGGCACCATTGCAGATATTGTTTCGCTCACCGGCGAAAACCGTACGATTGTCCGTTATGGGTTAGAGCGCCTGCAATATACAGACAATGTGGGCTTGCGTGCTCTTTTGGAGATATCCGGCTTGATGGATAAGCGCATTACATGTGAGAACGTCGGGTTCATTCTTGCACCCCGCATCAATGCGGCAGGAAGAATGGGTATTACACAAAAAGCGGTTGACCTGCTTCTTTGCGAAGATGAAGAGGAGGCACTGGAACTTGCCGCCTTAATTTCGGAGCAAAACAAAGTAAGGCAGGGGATAGAAACCGAAATATTAAAGGATATTTCCTTGGAAATATCGAAAAATCCGTCCATTTTATACGAGCGTTTGCTGGTGCTTTCCGGTGAGGGGTGGCACCATGGTATTATTGGCATTGTGTGTTCAAAGATAATGGAGCGGTATGCAAAGCCTTGCCTTCTCATCTCAGTAGACGGTGACGAAGCACGTGGTTCGGGCAGAAGTATCGAGGGGTTTTCGCTTATAGATGCAATTGCAAAATGCAGCAGTCACCTTACCCGTTACGGTGGGCACACATTGGCGGCAGGCTTTTCGCTGGATACCGCAAATATTGAAGATTTTGAAGAAAAATTGCTTTTGAACGCAAAAGAAGAATTCGAATTTATGCCGGTTATGACGGTCAACATTGACCGCGAAATTGCCCCGCAGGAACTCACCGTGCAAAACCTGAAAAAGCTCAGTGTTCTTGAGCCTTTCGGTATGGATAATGAAACGCCGGTTTTTGCTGTATTGGGTGCACAAATCGAGGCAATTTATCCTATTGGCAGCAACGGCGGACACATTCGTATTCGTCTGCAAAAGGACGGGCACAGTTTTTATGCTGTATATTTTGGAATGACACAAGAGCGTTTTCCGTATGTAATTGGCGATACTATTGATATTGCTGCGAATTGTGATGTAAATGTTTACAATAACGAAGAACGCGTCTCTGTTAAGATAAAAACCGTGCGCCCTACGGGTGTGGATCAGGCAACACTGGTTGACGGAGTGCAGCAGTACGAGCGCTATAAACGTAACGAAAACTGGAACGAAAGTGCCAGGGTACGCAATGTGCCCACACGTGATGATATTGCAGTTATCTACCGCTGGCTGCGCGAGCATAAGGGCTACAGCGGCGATTTTGAAATACTGTACTGTAAATTAGCTCCCCAACAAATAGGCTACTGCAAGCTGCGTTTAGCTTTGGATATCATGACCGAGATGGGGCTTATTACCTGCAAGCATACAAAGGCGGGTGTCACCATCGCGCTTTGTACAGTAAAGGGGAAGGTAGACCTTGAACAATCTAAAATCTTACAAGTATTATAA
- a CDS encoding RelA/SpoT family protein yields MSDIDKSQAVFESLLTIIEKSGKQYDVDSIVHAYETAKEAHMGQRRVSGEPYVMHPVHVAEILVQLGMDTDTIVAALLHDVVEDTTTTLDMVEKQYGKDVALLVDGVTKLGKIPFSSREEQQAENVRKMLLAMAKDVRVIIIKLADRLHNMRTISVMPDQKRRDKSLETMEVYAPLAHRLGIRGVKEELEDLALKYLDPVAYEEIEHTLELKKDERNQLIEHIKARINERIVIEEGKKIHLEGRVKSVYGIYRKVYMNGRSMDEIYDIYAVRVIVDTVIECYNILGIVHDMFRPIPNRFKDYISTPKPNMYQSLHTTVIDKEGIPFEIQIRTWDMHYTAEYGIAAHWKYKAGISGKDKLEERLAWVRQLLEVQQESEDVEDIVRSIKTDLAPEEVFVFTPRGDVICLPAGSTVIDFAYAIHTAVGNRMVGAKVDGRMVSIDYQVKTGNIVEVITSKSPTQGPSRDWLKIIKTSEARNKIRSWFKKERREENIAEGKTELEREFKRNYINLPDAEMKEFISSIAKRQHFPSNEEFLAAIGYGGISLSRIMPRIKDDFQRIYRSSDTEVKPPIKPKKDKKGQSGVIVEGLDSCLVKFARCCNPLPGDDIIGFVTRGFGVSIHKRDCTNVLMSMQDETQRDRWVRTHWADSVKETYKSTIEIFATDRQGMIADISIALANMHIQMHSLNAREAKDKHVVIQITLGASGVDQLSNIIGTFSKIPGVISVERATQ; encoded by the coding sequence ATGAGCGACATAGACAAAAGCCAAGCGGTATTTGAAAGTTTACTTACTATCATAGAAAAATCTGGTAAGCAGTACGATGTAGATAGTATTGTACATGCTTATGAAACTGCAAAAGAAGCACATATGGGGCAGCGCAGGGTTTCGGGTGAACCCTATGTGATGCACCCTGTTCATGTTGCAGAAATACTTGTGCAGCTTGGTATGGACACCGACACGATTGTTGCAGCTTTACTGCATGATGTTGTAGAAGATACCACCACTACCCTTGACATGGTAGAAAAGCAATATGGCAAAGACGTTGCATTATTGGTAGACGGTGTTACAAAGCTAGGAAAAATTCCGTTTTCATCGCGCGAGGAACAGCAGGCAGAGAACGTACGCAAAATGCTGCTTGCTATGGCAAAAGATGTGCGCGTTATCATCATCAAGCTGGCGGACAGGCTGCATAACATGCGCACCATTTCTGTTATGCCGGACCAAAAACGCCGTGATAAATCGCTTGAAACTATGGAGGTTTATGCTCCGCTTGCGCACCGTTTAGGTATCCGTGGTGTAAAAGAAGAACTGGAAGACCTTGCATTAAAATACCTCGACCCTGTTGCGTATGAAGAAATTGAGCATACACTTGAGCTTAAAAAAGACGAGCGCAACCAGCTGATAGAACACATTAAAGCGCGTATCAACGAGCGCATTGTCATAGAAGAGGGTAAAAAAATTCACCTTGAAGGCAGGGTGAAAAGTGTTTACGGTATCTACCGCAAGGTGTACATGAACGGCAGAAGTATGGATGAAATCTACGACATCTATGCGGTGCGTGTCATTGTAGATACGGTTATTGAGTGCTACAACATTTTGGGTATCGTTCATGATATGTTCCGCCCTATTCCCAATCGCTTTAAAGACTACATTTCTACGCCCAAACCAAATATGTATCAATCGCTGCATACCACCGTCATCGATAAAGAAGGCATCCCTTTCGAAATACAAATTCGTACATGGGATATGCATTACACTGCTGAATACGGTATTGCTGCTCACTGGAAGTACAAGGCGGGTATTTCGGGCAAGGATAAGCTGGAAGAACGCCTTGCGTGGGTTCGCCAACTGCTGGAGGTTCAACAGGAGTCGGAGGATGTGGAAGATATTGTTCGCTCTATTAAAACCGACCTTGCACCCGAAGAAGTATTCGTATTTACACCACGCGGCGACGTAATTTGTCTGCCCGCAGGTTCAACGGTTATCGACTTTGCTTATGCTATCCATACCGCGGTGGGCAACCGTATGGTTGGTGCCAAGGTAGACGGGCGTATGGTCAGCATTGATTATCAAGTAAAAACGGGCAATATCGTTGAGGTCATTACCTCCAAAAGCCCAACGCAAGGCCCAAGCCGTGACTGGCTTAAAATTATAAAAACCAGTGAGGCACGCAATAAGATACGCTCTTGGTTTAAAAAAGAACGCCGCGAAGAGAATATTGCCGAGGGTAAAACCGAACTCGAGCGAGAGTTTAAGCGCAATTATATCAATTTGCCGGATGCCGAGATGAAAGAATTTATCAGTTCTATAGCGAAGCGGCAGCACTTCCCAAGCAATGAGGAGTTTTTAGCTGCAATTGGCTACGGGGGCATTTCGCTTTCGCGTATTATGCCGCGTATTAAAGATGATTTTCAGCGAATTTACCGCTCATCAGACACTGAAGTAAAGCCGCCCATCAAACCCAAGAAAGATAAAAAAGGGCAGAGCGGGGTAATTGTAGAGGGATTAGACAGCTGCCTTGTTAAATTTGCTCGCTGTTGTAACCCGCTGCCGGGCGATGACATCATCGGTTTTGTAACGCGCGGCTTCGGCGTATCTATCCATAAACGGGATTGTACCAACGTGCTTATGTCTATGCAGGATGAAACTCAGCGTGACCGCTGGGTGCGTACACATTGGGCAGATTCCGTTAAAGAGACATATAAATCTACCATTGAAATTTTTGCTACCGACCGCCAAGGAATGATTGCCGATATTAGTATTGCGCTTGCGAATATGCACATTCAAATGCATTCGCTCAATGCACGCGAGGCAAAAGATAAGCATGTTGTTATTCAAATTACGCTAGGTGCTTCGGGTGTCGATCAGCTTAGCAATATAATTGGTACCTTCAGCAAAATACCGGGTGTTATCTCGGTAGAACGTGCTACACAGTAA
- the dtd gene encoding D-aminoacyl-tRNA deacylase, translated as MKAVLQRVTHSSVTIEHEVVGEIGQGVMVLLGVTDGDTERECDYLAEKAINLRIFEDDEGKMNRSLLDISGEMLIVSQFTLCADCKKGRRPSFISAARPEKAIPLYERFIQRINSHGIKTATGRFGADMKVSIKNDGPVTIILDTDDIMTAAE; from the coding sequence ATGAAAGCGGTATTGCAGCGTGTGACACATTCAAGCGTTACAATAGAACACGAAGTTGTTGGTGAAATTGGGCAGGGCGTTATGGTGCTGCTTGGCGTTACAGACGGTGATACCGAAAGAGAATGTGACTATTTGGCTGAAAAAGCAATAAATTTGCGTATTTTTGAAGACGACGAAGGTAAAATGAACCGCAGTCTGCTCGATATTAGCGGTGAAATGCTTATCGTTTCACAATTTACACTGTGTGCAGATTGCAAAAAAGGCAGGCGCCCGTCCTTTATCTCTGCGGCACGCCCCGAAAAGGCAATTCCGTTATATGAGCGTTTTATTCAGAGAATAAATTCACATGGCATCAAAACAGCAACAGGAAGATTTGGTGCCGACATGAAAGTTTCGATTAAAAACGACGGTCCGGTTACCATTATCTTAGATACCGACGACATCATGACAGCAGCGGAATGA
- a CDS encoding MBL fold metallo-hydrolase, protein MKIESLVLGELETNCYIVSSDIGSCAIIDPAAEAETIIKFIENRRYTPEYILVTHPHHDHIGAVKQLQLHYGAKVVISSIDYKIILDPMPMYGKRYIWKVMDKLFTADQLVEDGDVITMDELTFKVILTPGHTAGGVCYLCANHLFSGDTLFAGAVGRCDLYSGDFNEILRSVDRLADLPGDYDIYPGHGDATTMENERKHNEYIGMLKSNEDFY, encoded by the coding sequence ATGAAAATCGAATCTCTTGTACTCGGCGAGCTTGAAACAAACTGTTACATCGTATCAAGCGATATTGGCAGTTGTGCAATCATTGACCCTGCAGCCGAAGCAGAAACCATTATAAAGTTTATCGAGAATCGGCGTTATACACCCGAATACATTCTGGTTACCCATCCGCATCACGATCATATCGGGGCGGTGAAACAGCTGCAACTGCATTACGGTGCAAAAGTGGTTATCAGCAGCATCGATTACAAAATCATTCTCGACCCTATGCCGATGTATGGCAAACGCTATATCTGGAAGGTGATGGATAAGCTGTTTACTGCCGACCAATTGGTGGAAGACGGTGACGTAATTACTATGGATGAGCTTACTTTTAAAGTTATCCTCACCCCTGGCCATACTGCGGGCGGTGTTTGCTATCTTTGCGCAAATCATTTGTTTTCGGGCGATACGCTGTTTGCAGGGGCGGTTGGCCGCTGTGATTTATACAGTGGTGACTTTAACGAAATTTTACGCTCTGTTGACCGCCTTGCGGATCTGCCCGGTGATTACGATATTTACCCGGGGCATGGTGATGCAACCACAATGGAAAATGAGCGCAAACACAATGAATATATAGGAATGCTGAAAAGTAATGAAGATTTTTATTGA
- the hemZ gene encoding coproporphyrinogen dehydrogenase HemZ codes for MKIFIDGHDYQYEMESLVRMFFHGKSLPVQQGVPDVENDYIYTKAIRHANSTELMVTVKLGGELKNANDTVQNDLQEYNAECERVFAVMLYRILTPMTGIQLKWGVLTGIRPVKFVHRFHEQGLSDEEIRRILTEKYLVSQQKINLMMETARREAQVLRLSKPNSYSLYISIPFCPTRCLYCSFVSHSIEKTKKLMPEYVELLIREIEYTAEVLRSIDGLQLETIYFGGGTPTSLTAEQLRQVMDAVNRCFDCSSVREYTVEAGRPDTITEEKLCVLKEYGATRISINPQTMNDSVLNAIGRKHTTQQTIDAFWLARKTGHTNINMDLIAGLPTDTVESFRSTLDEVIKLNPENITLHTLSVKRAATLADEAEEVYRAQSATVTQMLEYASQSFHAAAYHPYYLYRQKNTVDNMENVGYCKEGCEGLYNVYIMDETHSIVALGAGAVSKLKEPNGELINRVFNYKYPYEYISRFDEILARKNKIAEFYATHPFECK; via the coding sequence ATGAAGATTTTTATTGATGGCCACGATTACCAATATGAGATGGAATCTCTTGTAAGGATGTTTTTTCACGGCAAAAGCCTACCGGTTCAACAGGGTGTACCCGATGTAGAGAACGATTATATTTATACCAAAGCAATTAGGCATGCAAACTCTACAGAGTTGATGGTAACGGTAAAGTTAGGCGGAGAACTAAAAAACGCAAACGATACTGTACAAAATGATTTGCAAGAATACAATGCTGAGTGCGAGCGGGTATTTGCTGTGATGCTTTACCGTATTCTCACTCCCATGACCGGGATACAGTTAAAATGGGGTGTGCTTACCGGTATTCGCCCTGTAAAATTTGTACACCGTTTTCATGAGCAAGGTTTAAGTGACGAAGAGATACGACGTATTCTTACAGAAAAGTACTTGGTGTCACAGCAGAAAATAAACTTGATGATGGAAACTGCAAGGCGGGAGGCGCAGGTGCTTAGGCTTTCAAAGCCCAACTCCTACAGCCTGTATATTTCGATACCGTTTTGCCCTACGCGCTGCCTCTATTGTTCATTTGTGTCGCATTCCATCGAAAAAACAAAAAAGCTGATGCCTGAATATGTGGAGCTGCTCATTCGTGAAATTGAGTATACGGCAGAGGTGCTTCGCAGCATAGATGGTTTGCAGTTGGAAACCATCTATTTTGGCGGGGGAACACCCACATCGCTTACCGCTGAACAGCTGCGGCAGGTGATGGACGCTGTGAATAGATGTTTTGATTGTTCGTCGGTACGCGAATACACTGTAGAAGCAGGCCGCCCCGATACCATAACCGAAGAAAAACTGTGCGTGCTCAAAGAATACGGCGCAACCCGCATCAGTATCAACCCGCAAACAATGAACGACAGCGTACTGAATGCCATTGGCAGAAAGCATACTACACAACAAACGATAGATGCATTTTGGCTGGCGCGTAAAACGGGGCACACGAATATTAATATGGATTTGATTGCAGGCCTGCCTACCGATACGGTAGAGAGCTTTCGTTCCACACTGGATGAGGTAATTAAACTAAACCCCGAAAACATTACCTTACACACGCTTTCGGTCAAACGTGCGGCTACCCTTGCAGATGAAGCGGAAGAGGTGTATCGTGCACAAAGCGCTACAGTAACTCAGATGCTCGAATATGCATCTCAAAGCTTTCATGCGGCGGCATATCACCCTTATTACCTGTACCGCCAAAAAAATACGGTAGATAACATGGAGAATGTGGGCTACTGCAAAGAGGGTTGCGAGGGGCTTTATAATGTTTATATTATGGATGAAACGCATTCTATTGTAGCACTTGGCGCAGGCGCTGTGTCGAAGCTGAAAGAGCCGAATGGCGAGCTTATCAACCGCGTCTTTAACTATAAGTACCCTTACGAATACATCAGCCGATTTGATGAAATTTTGGCACGTAAAAACAAAATAGCAGAGTTTTATGCAACCCATCCGTTCGAATGTAAATAA
- a CDS encoding zinc ribbon domain-containing protein, with amino-acid sequence MDTFDEFLGKAKNLVDIAGKKTGEAVELARLKMNRIQINSDIQKTYEKLGAFVYKFHKSGETNDELIDICVGEIDGLLAQLDVISNKINDIKSSVKCPQCGTLNDQGAIYCAKCGAKMSVETVAEPEYADAPSEEPTSEEPFTPEE; translated from the coding sequence ATGGATACATTTGACGAATTCCTCGGTAAAGCAAAAAATCTTGTTGACATCGCAGGGAAAAAAACAGGAGAAGCAGTGGAACTTGCACGCTTAAAAATGAATCGTATACAAATCAACAGCGACATTCAAAAAACTTACGAGAAACTGGGCGCATTTGTATATAAATTTCATAAGTCAGGCGAAACTAACGATGAACTGATTGATATTTGTGTTGGCGAAATCGACGGTTTGCTCGCGCAGCTTGATGTGATATCCAACAAAATTAATGACATCAAAAGCAGTGTAAAATGCCCTCAATGCGGCACTCTAAACGATCAAGGGGCAATATATTGCGCCAAATGCGGTGCGAAAATGAGTGTTGAGACCGTTGCTGAACCCGAATATGCAGACGCACCGTCAGAAGAACCCACATCAGAAGAACCATTCACACCAGAAGAATAA